From Streptomyces sp. TLI_105, the proteins below share one genomic window:
- a CDS encoding AAA family ATPase — protein MDIGTQGSQAPAELAWLRGVDAYTMGAYPQAEDEFRTAVRIDPGMADAWLGLHALRADTTTALLRMYRNRERFGEQRTRHRRTLNSWYWLGWWVQPVLESPRDLLLAHASHWLDGRHVPELDRALAGLPPVDTDPQVRFLHACRAYLVKDWDQLVRHTETLVDDPLLGIEAGLFGGMARVRLEMYSQAEPLLSASLMRCRSEQPQRKELRYWLARAHEGTGRSAAALPLYRAVHRIDPAFMDTAARLAAIAEYDGFEGYDGVDDPAGLATVARGTLGGGLGQDAVDTVPGAEPEAGGLGDGLRLAPEPVPPAAPVTPPETVRQKAPLPGQPSPPRFPAGPTDPALLAEALAELEGMVGLEPVKRQVKALSAQLEMARLRAGQGLPVQPPKRHFVFSGPSGTGKTTVARILGRVFYALGLLGGDHLVEAQRADMVGEFLGQTAVKANELIDSAVGGVLFVDEAYALSNTGYSKGDAYGDEALQVLLKRAEDNRDHLVVILAGYPEGMDRLLSTNPGLSSRFTTRVDFPSYRPLELTAIGEVLAAANGDNWDEEALDELRSISGHVVDQGWIDELGNGRFLRTLYEKSCAYRDLRLSGYPGTPSREDLATLRLADLMQAYGEVLSGRGPVDRGPQQEPPGY, from the coding sequence ATGGACATCGGCACGCAGGGCTCGCAGGCCCCGGCCGAGCTCGCCTGGCTGCGCGGAGTCGACGCCTACACGATGGGCGCGTATCCGCAGGCGGAGGACGAGTTCCGGACGGCGGTACGGATCGACCCCGGTATGGCGGACGCCTGGCTCGGGCTGCACGCGCTCCGGGCCGACACCACGACCGCGCTGCTGCGCATGTACCGCAACCGCGAGCGCTTCGGCGAGCAGCGGACCCGGCACCGACGCACCCTCAACTCCTGGTACTGGCTGGGCTGGTGGGTGCAACCGGTCCTGGAGAGCCCCCGCGACCTGCTGCTCGCGCACGCCTCCCACTGGCTCGACGGCCGCCACGTGCCGGAGCTCGACCGGGCCCTCGCGGGCCTCCCCCCGGTCGACACCGACCCCCAGGTGCGTTTCCTGCACGCCTGCCGCGCCTATCTCGTCAAGGACTGGGACCAGCTCGTCCGGCACACCGAGACCCTCGTCGACGACCCGCTGCTCGGCATCGAGGCCGGGCTCTTCGGCGGCATGGCCCGGGTGCGCCTGGAGATGTACAGCCAGGCCGAGCCGCTCCTGTCGGCCTCGCTGATGCGGTGCCGCAGCGAGCAGCCGCAGCGCAAGGAGCTGCGCTACTGGCTCGCCCGCGCCCACGAGGGCACCGGGCGCAGCGCCGCCGCACTGCCCCTCTACCGGGCCGTGCACCGGATCGACCCGGCGTTCATGGACACGGCGGCGCGGCTCGCGGCGATCGCCGAGTACGACGGCTTCGAGGGCTACGACGGGGTGGACGACCCGGCCGGGCTCGCGACGGTCGCGAGGGGCACCCTCGGCGGGGGCCTGGGGCAGGACGCGGTGGACACCGTGCCGGGCGCCGAGCCCGAGGCGGGCGGACTCGGCGACGGGCTGCGGCTCGCGCCCGAACCGGTGCCGCCCGCCGCCCCCGTCACACCGCCGGAGACCGTACGGCAGAAGGCCCCGCTGCCCGGGCAGCCCTCGCCGCCGCGCTTCCCGGCCGGCCCCACCGATCCGGCGCTCCTCGCGGAGGCGCTCGCCGAACTGGAGGGCATGGTCGGGCTCGAACCGGTCAAGCGCCAGGTCAAGGCGCTCTCGGCGCAGCTGGAGATGGCACGGCTCCGGGCCGGGCAGGGCCTTCCGGTCCAGCCGCCCAAGCGCCACTTCGTCTTCTCCGGCCCCTCGGGCACCGGGAAGACCACGGTCGCCAGGATCCTCGGCCGGGTCTTCTACGCCCTCGGGCTGCTCGGCGGCGACCATCTCGTGGAGGCCCAACGGGCCGACATGGTCGGCGAGTTCCTGGGCCAGACGGCGGTCAAGGCCAATGAGCTGATCGACTCGGCGGTCGGCGGCGTGCTGTTCGTCGACGAGGCCTACGCGCTCTCCAACACCGGCTACAGCAAGGGCGACGCCTACGGGGACGAGGCCCTCCAGGTGCTCCTGAAGCGGGCCGAGGACAACCGCGACCACCTGGTGGTCATCCTGGCCGGCTACCCCGAGGGCATGGACCGGCTGCTCAGCACCAACCCCGGCCTGTCCTCCCGCTTCACCACCCGCGTCGACTTCCCCTCGTACCGCCCGCTGGAACTCACCGCCATCGGCGAGGTCCTCGCGGCGGCCAACGGGGACAACTGGGACGAGGAGGCCCTCGACGAGCTGCGCTCGATCAGCGGACACGTCGTCGACCAGGGCTGGATCGACGAGCTCGGCAACGGCCGCTTCCTGCGCACCCTGTACGAGAAGTCCTGCGCCTACCGGGACCTGCGGCTCTCCGGATACCCGGGGACCCCGAGCCGGGAGGACCTCGCCACCCTCCGGCTCGCCGACCTCATGCAGGCGTACGGCGAGGTCCTGTCGGGCCGCGGTCCGGTCGACCGCGGCCCGCAGCAGGAGCCCCCGGGCTACTAG
- a CDS encoding uridine kinase produces the protein MNDLDRAAHALLRLPPSCGPVRLVAVDGHAGSGKSTLAARLSAALDDAPVLHLDDLATHEELFAWTGRLREQVLEPLSRGETASYRPYDWRLRRFGEARALPPAPVVLVEGVGAGRRVVRPFLAWLLWMERAAEDSWARGRRRDGPEQASFWDGWTVAETRHFAEDPSRPFADTLVRECQEGYDWLPGPAVTAGAHQIITHGDGSPSVI, from the coding sequence ATGAACGACCTCGACCGCGCGGCCCACGCGCTGCTCCGGCTGCCGCCCTCCTGCGGACCGGTCCGGCTGGTGGCGGTCGACGGCCACGCGGGCTCCGGCAAGTCCACCCTGGCGGCCCGGCTGTCCGCCGCCCTCGACGACGCCCCCGTCCTGCACCTCGACGACCTCGCCACGCACGAGGAGCTCTTCGCGTGGACCGGCCGGCTGCGGGAGCAGGTCCTGGAGCCGCTCTCCCGGGGCGAGACCGCCTCCTACCGCCCGTACGACTGGCGGCTGCGGCGCTTCGGGGAGGCGCGGGCGCTGCCCCCGGCCCCGGTGGTCCTCGTCGAGGGCGTCGGCGCCGGCCGGAGGGTGGTGCGGCCGTTCCTGGCGTGGCTGCTGTGGATGGAGCGCGCAGCCGAGGATTCCTGGGCGCGCGGGCGTCGGCGGGACGGTCCGGAGCAGGCCTCCTTCTGGGACGGCTGGACCGTGGCGGAGACTCGCCATTTCGCCGAGGACCCCTCCCGGCCCTTCGCCGACACCCTGGTACGGGAGTGCCAGGAGGGGTACGACTGGCTTCCAGGGCCGGCCGTGACAGCGGGCGCGCACCAGATCATCACGCACGGTGACGGCTCCCCGTCCGTGATCTGA
- a CDS encoding peptidase C39 family protein, whose translation MTSSTPRRTVLAAALAAAAGTAAAGPATAADPATAACPDRTASDCAADGAERGHAPAAGLVDNRFWSSYTDWRCGATAGTKAVAGLRPGLVLATPAGRVDYTDPHTGRTSAWEYASWTSPVHTPAVPATEVIASWNAVTPPGTWLQVELSGTYSDATATPWYVLGRWASGDGDIRRTSVDDQTDGRSTVWTDTFAIDDAASGLRLRSYRLRLTLHRTPGTDLTPTVWRIGAMASDIPDRFTVPATEPGLDHELDVPRYSQNTHVGQYPEYDNGGEAWCSPTSSQMIVEYWGRRPSAEQLAWVNPAFADPQVCHAARFTYDHQYQGCGNWPFNAAYAATYPDMNAVVTRLRSLTELESLVRVGIPAITSQSFRKEELTGAGYGTSGHLMTVIGFTADGDVIANDPASPSNEAVRRVYRRREWENIWLRTKRYDANGKVRSGTGGVCYLYWPVKPAPSQHRALQALGLV comes from the coding sequence ATGACCAGCTCCACCCCACGCAGAACCGTCCTCGCCGCGGCGCTCGCGGCCGCCGCGGGAACGGCCGCCGCCGGTCCCGCCACCGCCGCGGACCCCGCCACCGCCGCCTGCCCCGACCGCACCGCCTCCGACTGCGCGGCCGACGGCGCCGAGCGGGGCCACGCCCCCGCCGCCGGGCTCGTCGACAACCGCTTCTGGTCCTCGTACACGGACTGGAGGTGCGGTGCGACGGCCGGTACGAAGGCGGTCGCCGGCCTCCGGCCCGGCCTGGTCCTCGCCACCCCCGCCGGGCGCGTCGACTACACCGACCCGCACACCGGCCGCACCTCCGCCTGGGAGTACGCGAGCTGGACCTCGCCCGTCCACACCCCGGCCGTGCCCGCCACCGAGGTCATCGCCTCCTGGAACGCCGTCACCCCGCCCGGCACCTGGCTCCAGGTCGAACTGTCCGGCACGTACTCCGACGCCACCGCCACCCCCTGGTACGTGCTCGGCCGCTGGGCCTCCGGCGACGGCGACATCCGCCGCACCTCGGTCGACGACCAGACCGACGGCAGGAGCACCGTCTGGACCGACACCTTCGCGATCGACGACGCCGCGAGCGGCCTGCGGCTGCGCTCGTACCGGCTGCGCCTCACCCTCCACCGCACCCCCGGGACCGACCTCACCCCGACCGTCTGGCGGATCGGCGCCATGGCCTCGGACATCCCGGACCGCTTCACCGTCCCGGCCACCGAGCCGGGCCTCGACCACGAGCTGGACGTTCCGCGCTACTCGCAGAACACCCACGTCGGCCAGTACCCCGAGTACGACAACGGCGGCGAGGCCTGGTGCAGCCCGACCTCCTCCCAGATGATCGTCGAGTACTGGGGACGCCGCCCCTCCGCCGAGCAGCTGGCCTGGGTGAACCCGGCCTTCGCCGACCCGCAGGTCTGCCACGCCGCCCGCTTCACCTACGACCACCAGTACCAGGGCTGCGGCAACTGGCCCTTCAACGCCGCCTACGCGGCCACCTACCCCGACATGAACGCCGTGGTCACCCGGCTGCGCTCGCTCACGGAGCTCGAATCGCTGGTCCGCGTCGGCATCCCGGCCATAACGTCCCAGTCCTTCCGCAAGGAGGAGCTGACCGGAGCCGGGTACGGCACCTCGGGCCACCTGATGACCGTCATCGGCTTCACGGCGGACGGCGACGTCATCGCCAACGACCCCGCCTCCCCCAGCAACGAGGCCGTCCGCCGGGTCTACCGGCGGCGCGAGTGGGAGAACATCTGGCTGCGCACCAAGCGGTACGACGCGAACGGCAAGGTCAGAAGCGGTACGGGCGGTGTCTGCTACCTCTACTG